The Alistipes megaguti sequence GTCCGGCCGCTCCCGGTACGGGTATCATCGCCGGCGGTGCCATGCGTGCCGTCCTGGAGTCGGTAGGCGTGAAGAACGTGCTGGCCAAGAGCAAGGGCTCGTCGAACCCCCACAACCTCGTCAAGGCAACCATCGGTGCGCTGTGCGAGCTTCGCGACGCCGCAAGCATCGCCCGTCTGCGCGGCATCTCGATGGATCAGGTGTTTAACGGTTAATTCTTCAAGAAGAAATGGCAAGACTGAAAATAACCCAGATCAAAAGCCGCATCGGTGCCACGGAGCGTCAGTGCAAGAACCTCGACGCGCTGGGACTCAAGCGGATCAACGCCAGCGTCGAGCACGACGATTCGGTGATCATCAAGGGTATGATCGAGCGCGTGAAGCACCTCGTGAAGGTCGAGGTCGTTGCGCAATAAGTTTAACTCAGCAAACGGTTTTATAGCAACATGGAACTCAATAATCTCAAACCTGCAAAGGGTTCAACGCATCACGACAAACGAATCGGTCGCGGTGCCGGATCGGGTCACGGCGGAACCGCAACCCGTGGTCACAAGGGAGCACAGTCGCGTTCGGGCTACTCGCGCAAGCTCGGCTTCGAGGGTGGTCAGATGCCGCTGCAGCGTCGACTGCCGAAGTTCGGTTTCACGAACCTCAAGCGCGTGGAGTTCAAGGCGATCAACCTTGAAGCCCTGGAGGACCTGGCTGCCAAGAAGCAGCTCACGGAGATTACGGTTGACACGCTGATCGCCGCAGGTTTCATCTCGTCGAACGACAAGGTGAAGATCCTCGGCAACGGCGCCCTGACGAAGGCCCTGGCCGTCAAGGCCCACGCCTTCTCGAAGAGCGCCGAGGCAGCCATCACGGCAGCCGGCGGCAGCGTGGAAAAACTGTAAGAACCTTAGAAACCCAAAACTATGAATCAGTATCTCGTTGTTGGTATCGTCTTTATAGTGGTGATCGCTCTACTGGCGACCAACAAGAAATTGGTAGAAACGCTCAAGAACATCTACAAGATCGAGGAGCTCCGCAAGCGTGTGCTGTACACGATCGGGCTGCTGCTTGTATACCGCTTGGGCAGTTTCGTTGTGATTCCGGGTATCAACCCCAATGCCCTGGGCGAGGGATCGGCGTATGCCAGCCAGCTTGAAGGCAACGGACTTCTGGGTCTGTTGAACGTATTCTCGGGCGGCGCATTCGGCAACGCGGCGATCTTTGCACTCGGAGTCATGCCGTATATCACCGCCTCGATCATCATCCAGCTGATGGGTATGATGATTCCGTATTTCCAGAAGATGCAGAAGGAGGGTGAGAGCGGCCGCCGCAAGATGAACCAGTGGACGCGTTTCCTGACGATCGGCGTGCTGATCCTTCAGGGCCCGGCCTACATTGCCAACCTGTATCACCAGGTTCCGCAGGCGTTCGTCTACGGCAACACGTTCGGCTTTGTTGCCTATGCGACCACGATTCTGATCGCCGGAACGATGTTCATCATGTGGCTCGGCGAAAAGATCACGGACAAGGGTATCGGCAACGGCATCTCGCTTATCATCATGATCGGTATTGTGGCCCGTCTGCCTCACGCCCTGCTGGCCGAGGTCAACGCCCGTATCCAGAGCGCTACGGGCAGCGCCATCATGCTGATTCTCGAGCTGGTGCTGCTGTTCTTCGTCTTCATGGCAACCATAGCCCTGGTACAGGCCGTGCGCAAGGTGCCTGTACAGTATGCCAAACGTATCGTCGGTAACAAACAGTACGGCGGAGTGCGTCAGTACATCCCCCTGAAGATGAATGCGGCCAACGTGATGCCGATCATCTTTGCCCAGGCGCTGATGTTCATCCCCGCGCTGTTCTCCGGAACGGCCTTTGCGGCTGCCTTCAGCTCGATGACCGGTTTCTGGTACAACTTTACGCTGGCAGTGCTGGTGATCGCCTTCACCTATTTCTATACGGCGATCATCATCAACCCTCAAATGATGGCCGATGACATGAAGCGCAACGGCGGCTTTATCCCGGGCGTAAAACCGGGCAAGCAGACCGTGAACTACATCGATACCATCATGACGCGCATTACGCTCCCGGGCTCGTTCTTCCTGGCCATCGTGGCAATTCTGCCGGCCCTGGCCATGAAGTTCCTCGGCATCCAGCAGTCGTTCGCCTACTTCTACGGCGGAACGTCGCTGCTGATCATGGTGGGCGTTGTGCTCGACACTCTGAAGCAGATCGAGAGCTACCTGCTGATGCGCCATTACGACGGTCTGATGAAGACCGGA is a genomic window containing:
- the rplO gene encoding 50S ribosomal protein L15; this translates as MELNNLKPAKGSTHHDKRIGRGAGSGHGGTATRGHKGAQSRSGYSRKLGFEGGQMPLQRRLPKFGFTNLKRVEFKAINLEALEDLAAKKQLTEITVDTLIAAGFISSNDKVKILGNGALTKALAVKAHAFSKSAEAAITAAGGSVEKL
- the rpmD gene encoding 50S ribosomal protein L30; this translates as MARLKITQIKSRIGATERQCKNLDALGLKRINASVEHDDSVIIKGMIERVKHLVKVEVVAQ
- the secY gene encoding preprotein translocase subunit SecY, whose product is MNQYLVVGIVFIVVIALLATNKKLVETLKNIYKIEELRKRVLYTIGLLLVYRLGSFVVIPGINPNALGEGSAYASQLEGNGLLGLLNVFSGGAFGNAAIFALGVMPYITASIIIQLMGMMIPYFQKMQKEGESGRRKMNQWTRFLTIGVLILQGPAYIANLYHQVPQAFVYGNTFGFVAYATTILIAGTMFIMWLGEKITDKGIGNGISLIIMIGIVARLPHALLAEVNARIQSATGSAIMLILELVLLFFVFMATIALVQAVRKVPVQYAKRIVGNKQYGGVRQYIPLKMNAANVMPIIFAQALMFIPALFSGTAFAAAFSSMTGFWYNFTLAVLVIAFTYFYTAIIINPQMMADDMKRNGGFIPGVKPGKQTVNYIDTIMTRITLPGSFFLAIVAILPALAMKFLGIQQSFAYFYGGTSLLIMVGVVLDTLKQIESYLLMRHYDGLMKTGRIQGRH